One Gossypium arboreum isolate Shixiya-1 chromosome 13, ASM2569848v2, whole genome shotgun sequence genomic window, aaatataattaaaataaaaatatatatttattatataatttaaaatttgggCGGGCCCTGCTAAAAATTTTACCCAAGCTCGGctcattttctaaacgggcctcatttttgtgcccaaacccatatttcgggcctatatttttacccaaaccctcccatttttcgggcggGCTTTTGGGCCGGGCCGGATAGcacggcccatgcacacctctagtggTGCAGCAaaacgaagaagaagaagaaaataaaacttGTACCTTCATAGTCAAGTGAAGAAGCATGAagataaagaaaagagaaaagagacTCAATTAGCTAAGTGAAAACTCATTCTCTGTTTCCACCCTTTTAAGGTTTAATCCCACTTTCTTTCTTTGgttgaatattatatatatatatatatatattaaattaatcattgaattaatttagtaatataattaGACTTATAAGCAGTAGTTAAATCTTTGTTGGAATTCAAAAAACCAAGATTAAATCTAGTTAttgtaatattttttaaaaaaatgatatttaTACGACTATATCGATGAAGAATatctttcttttaatattttggatTATTAAACTTTTCTATATTAAATAAATAGTTTTTTAATTGACtcaaaatttaatatatacaACCTAAATAAAAAGAGAGATGCGATATTGGAATCACGACGAAGTCGAAATTTTTAGGAGTCGAAAGTAGATTATATATTTTACGAcaataaaaatgtaatttcatcattttaatagtttatatctttataaattttaagagattaaatcaaatttgtaTCATTTTAagggccaaagtataattttatcattactaatttaaaattttataaattgtaaaagaatcaaaataaaaaaaattattttaggggATCGGGTCCCTCCCTCCTGGCTCCGCCctgtttgaaataaataaatatatatcatataaaaCTTACAAAACCTTGTAAAACTTTAATCAATTTTACAATAATACaaatatataacaaatatatgtatatatacatacgaGTTTTTATATTCTGTGGCGGACTTCTAACCTCAGCCAACCATTTTAGACTTGAACTTTCTTAAGGTGGTGCAAATATTTCATATTTCTTTTAGGCTTTTCGCCAAACAAGGTTGGTGCACGGTAACAGCGTGCAGCGTACTTGGGTTGGTGAGCCTGCCTTGCACACGCATTCAAATTAAGACTAAGGCACTAAAGTCAATGTCAACCTTGAAAATTTTCTATATAAATAGGCACTCCACTGAAACCAAGACGCACTGTTGCCTTCTCTTGTATCACTCTTATCCTCTTCCACAACCAGTACCTCGCTCTCTTTTAactccaaatttacacaaaccaATGGCTCCAACACTTGCCGGTCCATTCAATGATTCTTCTGCTCTCGTTGACTTTGTTATTAACCAAGGGAATGGAGTGAAGGGTTTGTCTGAACTGGGTCTTAAAGCCCTTCCTAAACAATATATCCAACCTTTTGAAGAGAGGATGTGCATGACCAATATCGTACCCCAAGGATCAATTCCCATAATTGATATGTCAAACTGGGAAGATCCCAAAGTAGCGAAATCAATTTGTGATGCTGCTTCGGAATGGGGCTTCTTCCAAATTGTTAATCATGATGTGCCTGTTGAAGTGTTGGAGAATATTAAAGATGCTACTTATAACTTCTTTAGATTACCAGCTGAAGTTAAAAATAAGTATTCCAAGGAGCATTCATCTTCAAACAATGTGAGGTTTGGCACAAGTTTTACTCCTCAAGCAGAAAAGGCTCTCGAGTGGAAAGATTATCTCAGCTTGTTTTATGTCTCTGAAGAAGAAGCTTCTGCACTATGGCCTTCTGTCTGCAGGTAGAAAAAATGTTCATTGTTAGATTTTCTTGAATCCTTAAACATCATGCCATGCATCTTTTTGTTGACAAATATATTAATAAACCTTTTTGGTATTCTTTTGTAGGGAGCAAGTGTTAGATTACATGAAGAAGTCCGAAGTTGTCATTAAACAGCTATTACAGGTGCTAATGAAGGGTCTAAACGTCAATGAGGTTGATGAGGCAAAAGAATCATTATTGATGGGTTCAATGAGGACTAACCTTAACTACTATCCTAAATGTCCAAACCCTGAACTCACTGTCGGAGTAGGTCGTCACTCTGATGTCTCAACTCTTACAATTCTTCTTCAAGATGAAATTGGGGGACTTTTCGTAAGAGGAAATGAGGGAGACGATTGGATCCATGTTCCTCCAATTAAAGGTTCTCTTGTGATCAATGTTGGAGATGCACTACAGATAATGAGCAATGGAAGGTATAGGAGTGTTGAACATCGGGTGGTCGCTAATGGAAGTAAGAACAGAATTTCAGTCCCTATTTTTGTGAATCCAATACCTGTTGATATGATAGAACCATTGCCTGAACTGGTCGCAAATGGTGAGAAACCAATTTACAAACAAGTTCTTTATTCAGATTACGTCAAACATTTCTTTCGTAAAGCACACGACGGAAAGAAAACAATTGAATTTGCTGAATTATAGACATACACTATACATTCTGTTTCCTTATCCAATATAGTGAAGCTCTTGATTTTATAATGAAAAATGGCTAAGATAAATAATATGTATGAAACTAGCGGTTCTCTATGAAAATGTGTATCTTGTATAAGATAAAAAaatcattcatttatttttaaataataaaaaatgtcttagtctttcttttctttttctttttaatttctatcCAAAGGGTGTGCCAGGATAAGAAAGTTTATGATTTCGAGATTTGTATattaaaattcatcatttaaaaATGCTAGTATTTGTAACTATTTTGTTTGGATAAATTTTACCATGGtaacaatatatattttataatttttaaaatattaaataaaaattatatttttaaaggttaaattataattttaccacatatttacttaataaaaaccttaaaatttccATTTTAAGAGTACAAACAAACCTTCGCCTCTGCTCTTAGAGTACAACTTCTTCCAATGCCTTCATAGTTCATTTTTCTTTTGCAAACATCTAGCTCCACTAGGTCTAATCAATCCAACctaaaaatttaaatgaattatttttgttttgtggaaaattaaatttgaaaatgATAATTCAGTGTTTTAAGAATGGCTTCAtcgtaaaaaaaatagaaaatatcattttaaaaaattaaatcaaatttctaAAAAGTGCCATATGAAATACAAAATACTAATATGTTAGGAGGTAAagtaacaaagaaaaaaaatccaagaaaaaaaaattaaaaggacgGCAAATAgtagtgtcgaaaccattttttgaaaggttgacttttattttaaaaatgaaaatgagagtcgtcaccaatcctttttatatgaggtgtgatcggatcacctcaaaacttgatatttttaataaaatgtttaatttattaaaacaatgtttttCGGTTtacaaaatccaaaaaaaaaaagggaagtcggttacgtacgaggaagggttagcaccctcatattgcccaaaattggtacctaattgatttattcatgtcttagtgtcgaaagttGAACATttgaaaatagtttaaaatacgatccctctttgtactAATGTTAATTtacttaaaaaaaattacttgAATAAATCGAAACAAACGTTAAAGACCCTCTTGTCTCAAAATAACGAAATGTCACATCTCGTAAGTTAGGATACGACACCTTGAACCTTTGAGAATAAGCttgcctttattttttatttgaaatcttatatattttaattttaaaagaatattcggTTATTTAGACCCaatgagaaaaataaaaacccataagttagggcacgactttctcgaatttctaaatacaGAACATTGTCTTATTTTGAAAACTTTCTTTTTTGAATAATATCGAACATAATATTTAAAACGATGTATTTATCTTATTCGGGGTATAATATAAAATAGCCTATTATGACAAAAATACATTTAAACAcgatttattttatgtaattttaacgAAATAAGATAAAATGGTGATGTAGAAAATGGAACGAtgatatatgaatgaaatgtCGCGCAAATGACAATAATGAATATACTAATAAGAACGATTTACTGAGAATCGCATAATGTATACTATTTTAACAATAATATGAACAATCAAAGATAAATTAAATGAATAGTAACACTGATAATAATAACAAAGTATGCACATAAAAGGACAATACCAACTTAAAAAATAAAGAcagagaaataaataaaataaatacataaataaatgtaagagaaaacaatttataaaaatattgaaaataaaaaccaaattaaaatgtaaatgaaattaaaggtacaatttgtaataaaatatataaataataataataataatagataaaataataataggaatagtaatagtaataataagaacAATATATGTAcaagtaaaaacataaataatctaatttttaaaGTATAAAAAGGGTAATAGACAAATAGATGaatagataataataaaataataatagataataaaataataataataataatggcataaataaaataaataatcagaaaataaaagttAAGAAATGAAAGAATAATAGGCGAATACaaggataaaataaataaataaatgaatgaacAATATATAAATAGGAAAGTAATTGAATAagcaaatgaataaaataaaagaatgatgaataaataaacaaataaataaataaatgaattaaaataaaaagcgGCTTAATTGtaacttaaattaaattaaagggacaaattgaagaaaataaatacataaagtCTAAAATGTAATGCGCGTAAACAAGCGAGGACTAATTAAGAAATTAACCCAATCTTCTGGACACGGGTCCCTtctctagggactaaattgaaatgcgTGAAAAATTCAATGgccaaatctataaaaattaaaagaaatggattTGGGCCCCATTGTAAACCATTCGAAAAGCGGAAGGATTGAAAGGGTAACTATACCCTTTGTTGAAAACACACGGATCCTCTGGAATGGGTCGGATCGGCGCGCGGGTCAAGAgtgaaacgacatcgttttggagATATTGAAGCCAgccctaaaacgacgtcgttttaagggcctatttaagctaaattttttacaaaaaaataatttCCTGCCTAGGttaaaaaaaacttcaaaaaaaaaactcTCCCCTCTCTCTCAATCTCCCCACGTCAGGCCTAAGAGTCGTCGTTGACCACCGTGGCAGCCACCGATCACCGATGACAGCGCCGCCATCTACAGTGGTGGAGAATTAGACAAAGCCATTCTTTTTGTTTTTCGAGCCTCCAAACCCAAAAGATGTCATTTTTCATCGAAAACGACAAACCTTTGCCACCTAAGGCGGCGGAACGCGAAAGGTTAGGTAAGGTCGAcccctttttttatattttttgtttatttctttctttaaaagattaaaaataatagtaaaataaataaaaagatcaccttttttaatttttgtatctgattttctcttctttttttttttgtaattgatGCTGTGTAAAAACATTACATTGAGGGATCTGACTTTTTATAGCCTTTTACAACATTGTTTACTATTTTATGTTGCTATTTCTATTACTGTTCTGTGTCTGTTGCTCATGCATGACCTCAgtcctttttcattcttttgcAAGTATCCTTGGAGAGTCAACAACAGGGAGCAGGTGATTTCTTTGCTCTTTTGGTGAAACGACGGCAGAGGATGTCAGATTTTGGGACGAGGAGCCTCGGGACAAGGCGCTGACATGGTGTGGAGGCAGCGGCGCCAGAACCCCTAGGGTTTCTGGCTTCTGCCGAAACTGTTTAGGTTGTGAGCCTATTTAGGTTGGGCTTAGGTTTTTTACTATTGGGCTGTTATAaccttattatttttatttaaatttgtgATTTGGGCCTGGGACTTTGGATTGTTgtcattatttttgtttttttattgttttttggTTTTGCGCCCGGGCAAATTGGGTTATTACAAGTAAGAAATGAGTTTATTTTTTGGGGTTCTTTCATTTTTTTGTACTTTGGatgatgatgctttatttgaTCCCTTTATGTTTTGGGGAATGGACTTGAAGATTTGTCCTTCTCATGTTTATGCTATGACATTTTGGTTATCGATGCTTTTGTTACCTTACATTCATAATTAATTCTATGATTTTAATTCTTCGTTAAATAGTTGGATTAAAAGGAAGTATCGAAATTATATTGATTAAATTACTTTACTTGATGTGTTGTTATGTTTTTGTTCAAAAATGTTAATAAGATAGATCGTTAATACTAGCTACAAAGGTTAGATGCAAAGCCATTGCAACTCAACAAACATATGGCAAGTCATTATAACTTGCCTTATTTCGTTAGCATATTTTGAGCACAAAATTGTTAGAGCTTTGAAATGCAAATCTTTAAAAACTATTAGTAACTCATTACCAAAGACTAGTTGTGCAAGAATCTATTCAAGCAAAGACTTTTAAAAGACTCAATATGATCAAAAGTTTCATTATATAAAAGATTTGATCTACAAGGGAGTTGATATCGATAAAACTTTCACCAATATACTCTTTATTCAAGACATATTCGAAAACTACTTTTCAGAAATAAGGTATTTGCATTGATTGTGTACGGGCCCAAATTTGTCCAGCCCGTCAGGAAACTCaaacacataaataaataaaaagtcccaaattttttttaaaaaaagtccaAATTACAATTAAAACCCACACTGGTCCAAATTATTAAGGCCCAATCAAATAACTTAAACCCTAGCCCACTAGCTATCAACATTTTCAACAAGCAAAAGAACCCTAGTCGCCTCTGACATCAAACACTGCTCCACCCTATGTGCGCGCGTCAGACGCCACTGACATCGCCTgcaaagaagaaaaaacaaaaagaagCAGAAAACAAAacgaaaaaaaaacaaagaacgaATCTTATTTTTGGCTATAAAGGGCGCAATCTCAACCTTGTATTTTTTTTACGCacattaagaaataaaaaagcaAAAACGAAGGCTAAAAGAGGTTGATTttggattctttttttttttttgtttttttcttcgatttcctttttttttattttctgtttcaagtttattttaaataaaaatataaaaaagggaaAGGAGGAGTAAAAGTTTACCTAAGTCATCCCGCGATTTCGTCGTCGGAAGTCCTTATCCGGCGCCGAAATTGAACCAATAAAGGGTGGGGGtcctttgtttctttctttttttttttgatttttcagACTAGGAGGATTTGGCCTCCTCAAAATATGAAGAAACGAGGGTTTTAAAAAAACCCATTATGTGCGACGGCGGCCACTGGCCACAGTGGTAGCACGGCGGACAGATGAGAAAGCGAGGGTTGACCAAAAGGGGGGATTTGAGAGAAAATTTTTAAagagttaagttttttttttagaagGTAACAGAAtgattttttagaaaaaaaaagttgcttttatacataatcaaaacggtgccgttttgcacCCAAGACCCCAGCGCCAAAACGGCGCCGTATAGGGCCTTTGTCCGCGTAACTTGACCCGTGCCCGCAAGGGATCCGCGCATTTTTGACCTAATGGTCTATTTGCACATTGGATGCCTCTGCTTTTGTAGCGTGCTTCAAGGGGGTCCCATGttacctttttattttgatttctgCCCCAGGATTTTACCTCTGTTTTAGTTTGGTCCTAGGACTATTTGAAGAGGCAGACGTGTGAAACACAACGTATAAGGGCTGGGAATATTTTCCCAATCGGTCCCTCTATTTTTAAGCGCGTCTCATCTCGATCCTTGATggcttatttttttatttgcaaTTTGTACCTTAAATTTCAACTCAATTTCAGCCTAGTCCtctgtttaattaattaattaattaatttattctgTCTTTTTTAAAACTGCTAatattattcattttaagttttttatatattatttattttaaatcattttattattacttattctaatccttttctattttaaaatattatctattttaaatatgttacatatattatttattttaaactattatacatattacttattttaaattttttatcttttattttaaaatattttatatataataggtattttaaaatttcttatatGTTATTTAGTTATACTAGTTTATaggttaattattttaaatttcttttattgttatttattttgaACTTTCCATATATcacttattttaaaatatttttatatactccttattttaaacttttatatatgtatatgttaccttgggttatatatatatatatatattatttaaacttttttgtatattatttattttaattttctcttttacatattatttattttaagctcTTTTATTTGTTTCCTTTTAGAgggttctttttattattttatgtattatttattttaatttattttacatattaatttatttcaaattgttatatattttatttatgtcaAATCTTTTTCATATATTGTTATTTTGAACCATTCTTTTGTATTAtgtgttttaagttttaattatttcgTTTGTTATCGATTTTAAACTTTTTATCttgtttactttaatttttttcgTATATCATTTCACTTCATTTGTCTTTGATTATTGATtggtattaaaaataatatatatcgtGTGAATATTGCCATTACATGTTCTAGAAATTATTATTTACATCTTCATATTGTCGACATTCATCAACATTGTATCTAATTTGTGTTTTATTATTCCATGCTCTATGTTATAATTTTGTTTTATCTAGTTTAAATCACATTGTGTGTTAAAGCTTAAATACATTTATTCAATATAGACTGTTTTACtttatttcaaacaaaataaacacaCGTTGCTAATTGTTGCACTcattattattcaaaaaaaaaaagaaaaaatttcaaaataaggcaatattttgcATTTCGGGAATTcaagaaatcgtaccctaacttacggggtttcgattttcttgtttaacctaaatggctaaatatccttttagatttcaaaatacacaaagttttgataaaataaaagcaaacttgTTCTCGAGGGATCAAACGTcgcatcctaacttacgggatgtggcaTTTTGTTATCTTAGGACGAGTGAAATTTTCATGCTCGTTTccatttaattcaagcattttctaaaatgaattttaataaaaaggactgTATTTTTCAAaaccttttcaaaatttcaactctCGACATTAaggcattaattaatcaattaggtaccagtTTTGGGcatgacgagggtgctaatccttcctcgcacgtaaccgactcccgaacctattttcttgaatttcgtagaccaaaatctttgttttagtaaatcgaCCGTTTatttaaaacaatcaaattacgaggtgatccgatcataccttataaaaaggattggtggctactccattttcatttttaaaataaatcgatgtccttcttcaaaaaaaaaatagtttcgacagatTGCATTTTAATAAGCTACATTATATTTGTTTAAGAGGAAGCTTGTTTTAGGTTTAAATAGAGTGATAGAGAGCAGTTGTTTATTGAAGTACTTATTTTCAATGcttatttcttttattcaataaaataacataatcTTAAtacattattatataataaatatttttataatttattttaataaatataaacattttaaattttatttataatctaGGATAAATATaatttgtatttatatatatttttggccAGATATATTAATAAGCAGTAGTTAAATATTTATTGGCATTCCAAAAAACCAAGATTAACCTTATTATTGTCATCTTTTTTCaatcaattttatatttatatgacTATATCGATTAAGAGTATCTTTCTTTTAATATCTTGGCTTATTAAACTTCTTTATATTGAATAAacaattcatttttttaattGACTCGAAATTTAATATGTACAGAGAGATGAAACATttggaataaataaatatatatcatataaaaCTTACAAAACCTTGTAAAACTTTAATCTATTTTAcaataataaatatatgtatatatgcatacgaGTTTTTACATTCTGTGGAGGACTTCCAACCTCAGCCAGCCATTTTAGACTTGAACTTTCTTA contains:
- the LOC108463405 gene encoding feruloyl CoA ortho-hydroxylase F6H1-3-like, translating into MSTLKIFYINRHSTETKTHCCLLLYHSYPLPQPVPRSLLTPNLHKPMAPTLAGPFNDSSALVDFVINQGNGVKGLSELGLKALPKQYIQPFEERMCMTNIVPQGSIPIIDMSNWEDPKVAKSICDAASEWGFFQIVNHDVPVEVLENIKDATYNFFRLPAEVKNKYSKEHSSSNNVRFGTSFTPQAEKALEWKDYLSLFYVSEEEASALWPSVCREQVLDYMKKSEVVIKQLLQVLMKGLNVNEVDEAKESLLMGSMRTNLNYYPKCPNPELTVGVGRHSDVSTLTILLQDEIGGLFVRGNEGDDWIHVPPIKGSLVINVGDALQIMSNGRYRSVEHRVVANGSKNRISVPIFVNPIPVDMIEPLPELVANGEKPIYKQVLYSDYVKHFFRKAHDGKKTIEFAEL